The Streptomyces sp. NBC_00440 genome contains a region encoding:
- a CDS encoding D-alanyl-D-alanine carboxypeptidase family protein, giving the protein MGSHARPNRIHRTGVRIATAALVGVALPLTAGGLAEAATPGATHSADDNGAQGSEATTPAGQDQHAQQQSRTARTAQHAVKVKTAAQDAQVAQDARVAQVAKDQAGPQISADHAFLLDARDGSQEREMWAGAKADESVPMASTTKIMTALVVLKHPEWLNHRITVKQAYRDYVQKAGGSTADLQTGDTLTVEQLMHAMLVPSGDDAAMALADNFGSGATQDARIADFVSQMNAEAQQLGLTGTHFDTFDGISHGNNHSTARDLAKLGQRAMLQPVFADIVNEKQFKTEAPAANGHTRYYTWNTTNELLGTYDGALGVKTGSGPEDGYCVVFAAKRDNRTLVGAILREDTDKARFDDAAKMLDWGFAH; this is encoded by the coding sequence ATGGGTTCCCACGCCCGCCCCAACCGGATACACCGCACGGGGGTTCGCATCGCGACGGCCGCACTGGTCGGGGTCGCTCTGCCTCTCACCGCCGGCGGCCTCGCCGAGGCGGCCACCCCCGGTGCCACGCACTCCGCCGACGACAACGGCGCGCAGGGCAGCGAGGCCACCACCCCGGCCGGCCAGGACCAGCATGCGCAGCAGCAGTCCCGGACGGCCCGGACGGCGCAGCACGCCGTCAAGGTCAAGACCGCCGCCCAGGACGCCCAGGTCGCTCAGGACGCTCGGGTCGCTCAGGTCGCCAAGGATCAGGCCGGTCCGCAGATCAGCGCCGATCACGCTTTCCTGCTGGATGCCCGCGACGGCAGCCAGGAGCGGGAGATGTGGGCCGGGGCCAAGGCCGACGAGAGCGTCCCGATGGCCAGCACCACGAAGATCATGACCGCCCTGGTGGTGCTCAAGCACCCGGAGTGGCTGAACCACCGGATCACGGTGAAGCAGGCGTACCGGGACTACGTGCAGAAGGCGGGTGGCAGCACGGCCGACCTCCAGACCGGTGACACGCTGACCGTCGAGCAGCTGATGCACGCCATGCTGGTCCCGTCCGGTGACGACGCGGCGATGGCCCTGGCCGACAACTTCGGTTCCGGCGCCACCCAGGACGCGCGGATCGCGGACTTCGTGAGCCAGATGAACGCCGAAGCACAGCAGCTGGGCCTGACCGGCACGCACTTCGACACCTTCGACGGCATCTCGCACGGCAACAACCACAGCACCGCCCGCGATCTGGCCAAGCTCGGCCAGCGCGCGATGCTGCAGCCGGTGTTCGCCGACATCGTGAACGAAAAGCAGTTCAAGACCGAGGCCCCGGCGGCCAACGGCCACACCCGGTACTACACCTGGAACACCACCAACGAGCTGCTGGGTACGTACGACGGTGCCCTGGGCGTCAAGACCGGAAGCGGCCCGGAGGACGGCTACTGCGTCGTCTTCGCCGCCAAGCGGGACAACCGCACGCTGGTCGGCGCGATCCTCAGGGAAGACACCGACAAGGCCCGCTTCGACGACGCCGCCAAGATGCTCGACTGGGGCTTCGCCCACTGA